From Eschrichtius robustus isolate mEscRob2 chromosome 7, mEscRob2.pri, whole genome shotgun sequence, a single genomic window includes:
- the LIPN gene encoding lipase member N, whose product MMWLFLTTTYLICGTLNAGRFFNLEKEANPEVWMNISEIITYNGYPSEEYKVTTQDGYILSVNRIPHGRRDTRSTGAQPVVYLQHALFADSASWLQNYANGSLGFLLADAGYDVWMGNSRGNTWSRRHKTLSVNEEEFWAFSFDEMAKYDLPGIIDFIVNKTGQEKLYFIGHSLGTTIGFAAFATMPELAQRIKMNFALSPVISLKYPTGIFTSFFLLSSSSVKRIFGTKGFFLENKIRKSPSTKICNNIILRAICIEFMSLWAGFNMKNVNMSRMDVYMSHSPTGSSIQNILHIKQLYRSDEFRAYDWGSEAENMHHYNQSRPPLYDLTAMKVPTAIWVGGKDVLVTPRDVTRILPQIRNLRYFNLLPDWNHFDFIWGLDAAQRVYSKIIDLMKSFP is encoded by the exons AGTGAAATCATCACCTACAATGGCTACCCCAGTGAGGAGTACAAAGTCACCACTCAAGATGGGTACATACTCAGTGTCAACAGAATTCCCCATGGACGAAGAGACACTAGGAGCACAG gTGCCCAGCCAGTTGTATACTTGCAGCATGCTCTGTTTGCAGACAGTGCCTCCTGGCTTCAGAATTACGCCAATGGCAGCCTTGGATTCCTTCTAGCAGATGCAGGTTACGATGTATGGATGGGAAACAGTCGGGGCAACACTTGGTCAAGGAGACACAAAACACTCTCAGTGAATGAAGAGGAATTCTGGGCCTTTAG ctttgaTGAAATGGCCAAATATGATCTCCCAGGAATAATAGACTTCATTGTAAACAAAACTGGTCAAGAGAAGTTGTATTTCATTGGACATTCACTTGGTACTACAATAG GGTTTGCAGCCTTTGCCACCATGCCTGAACTGGCACAAAGAATCAAAATGAATTTTGCCTTGAGTCCTGTGATCTCACTCAAATACCCCACGGGCATTTTTACCAGTTTTTTCCTACTTTCAAGTTCCTCAGTCAAG agGATTTTTGGTACCAAAggtttctttttagaaaataaaataaggaagtcACCTTCTACCAAAATCTGCAACAATATAATATTACGGGCGATATGTATTGAATTTATGTCTTTATGGGCCGGATTCAACATGAAAAATGTGAACATG AGCCGAATGGATGTGTATATGTCCCATTCTCCCACTGGATCGTCAATACAGAACATCCTGCATATAAAACAG CTTTACCGATCTGATGAATTCAGAGCTTATGACTGGGGAAGTGAAGCTGAGAACATGCATCATTACAATCAG AGTCGCCCCCCGCTATATGACCTGACTGCCATGAAAGTGCCTACTGCTATTTGGGTTGGTGGAAAAGATGTCCTTGTAACACCCCGGGATGTAACCAGGATACTCCCCCAAATCAGGAATCTCCGTTACTTCAACCTATTGCCAGATTGGAACCACTTTGATTTCATCTGGGGCCTCGATGCTGCTCAACGTGTGTACAGTAAAATCATAGATTTGATGAAGTCATTTCCCTGA